A single window of Nicotiana tomentosiformis chromosome 1, ASM39032v3, whole genome shotgun sequence DNA harbors:
- the LOC104106363 gene encoding flavonol sulfotransferase-like yields MEYKTASVDRLKRVLFLKYEDMKSNTLCYVKKLAEFTGKSFSKEEENLGVAEKIVARCHFESLSNLEVNKSGWLHPNPWTVENNAFFRKGEIGDWKNLLTEDMAKSIDHITQEKFQFLGLTWIPVSTHECKNNTKD; encoded by the coding sequence ATGGAGTACAAGACAGCAAGTGTAGATAGACTAAAGAGAGTGTTGTTCTTAAAATACGAAGATATGAAGAGTAACACGTTATGCTATGTGAAAAAGTTGGCAGAGTTCACGGGTAAATCCTTCTCTAAGGAGGAAGAAAACCTAGGTGTAGCTGAAAAGATAGTTGCGCGCTGTCATTTCGAAAGTTTGAGCAATTTAGAGGTGAACAAGAGCGGGTGGCTTCACCCAAATCCTTGGACAGTCGAGAACAATGCATTTTTTCGAAAAGGAGAAATTGGAGATTGGAAAAATCTTTTGACTGAGGATATGGCAAAATCAATTGATCACATAACGCAAGAGAAATTCCAATTTTTGGGCTTGACATGGATCCCTGTTTCAACACATGAGTGCAAGAACAATACAAAGGATTAA
- the LOC104106360 gene encoding flavonol sulfotransferase-like, which produces MSMKYKEIISTLPKHETPYPPYEFCQYQGFWFPFILLEGIAFLSEVFKAESCDIFLCSFPKTGTNWLKALAFSIMTRSDQLFDDSTKLPQEIVPTMETDYVLNPTFLDTHELPLFATHLPYTLLPQSILESDCKIIYICREPKDTFVSLWHFTKTVKKNVEELKDIPSNPLEQAFENFCEGKSVSGPYWDHVTEYWKASLDRPDRVFFLTYEDLKSDTLGYVKKLAEFMGKPFSQEEEMQGLPEKIVTRCSFQSLTSLSNLEENKTRSAGLISNSAFFRKGEIGDWKNLLTEDMAKSIDQITQEKFQCLGLTFPISARCENSAKE; this is translated from the coding sequence ATGAGCATGAAATACAAAGAGATAATATCAACCCTCCCTAAACATGAAACTCCCTATCCTCCTTATGAATTCTGCCAATACCAAGGCTTTTGGTTCCCTTTTATCCTCCTAGAAGGAATTGCATTTTTATCAGAGGTCTTCAAGGCTGAATCTTGTGATATTTTCCTTTGCAGTTTTCCAAAAACAGGTACCAATTGGCTTAAAGCCTTGGCCTTTTCTATTATGACAAGATCAGATCAACTTTTTGATGACTCCACCAAGTTACCCCAAGAAATTGTACCAACTATGGAAACTGATTATGTCTTAAACCCTACTTTTCTAGACACTCATGAGTTGCCATTGTTTGCCACACATCTTCCTTACACTCTCTTACCACAATCCATACTAGAATCAGATTGCAAGATCATATACATATGTAGGGAACCCAAAGATACATTTGTTTCTCTATGGCATTTTACTAAAACAGTTAAGAAAAACGTTGAAGAACTTAAGGATATCCCCAGTAATCCACTCGAACAAGCATTCGAAAATTTTTGTGAAGGAAAATCCGTGTCTGGACCTTACTGGGATCACGTTACAGAATACTGGAAAGCAAGTTTAGACAGACCCGATAGAGTGTTCTTCTTGACGTACGAAGATTTGAAGAGCGATACTTTGGGTTATGTGAAGAAGTTAGCAGAGTTTATGGGGAAACCTTTCTCTCAGGAGGAAGAAATGCAAGGTCTGCCTGAAAAAATAGTGACTCGCTGTAGTTTCCAAAGTTTGACAAGTTTAAGCAACTTAGAGGAGAATAAGACTAGAAGTGCGGGACTGATCAGTAACAGTGCATTTTTTCGAAAAGGAGAAATTGGGGATTGGAAGAATCTTTTGACGGAGGATATGGCGAAATCCATTGATCAAATAACCCAAGAGAAATTTCAGTGTTTGGGCTTGACTTTCCCCATTTCAGCGCGGTGTGAAAATAGTGCCAAGGAATAA